The following proteins come from a genomic window of Lolium rigidum isolate FL_2022 chromosome 5, APGP_CSIRO_Lrig_0.1, whole genome shotgun sequence:
- the LOC124656509 gene encoding peptidyl-prolyl cis-trans isomerase FKBP43-like, with amino-acid sequence MAFWGVEVKPGKPYTHRYQSSHGRLRISQATLGSCDAAKRSVLQCVVGNKAPIIVCSLNPRLSEMCHLEIELEEVDEVLFSVLGPSSVHLSGYYLRPSSRSGAGDDESESYGEDVGESDTDREHDESEDSYESDFIDDGDDEVPEDNDVSESMDDGDVCSTPDSHKTASEKHAGKVKRLRRSKKKHQVDSTDDEIEDSSCKPTARHNFRSIFDSGSEDEDLPANKTNASEEHADKVKRGRRLKKKHQVDSIDDKIEDSSCKPTVRRKPCSIFDSGSEDEDFFAKEEDLPSLALKTNGKVSKEIKAENVASKEETKKKSRNDRKRKSDTIDQDPASPMEVNGSSVPKQEAELKKKSKKNKRTASEAQDGKHSNNIRTLENGLVIEDLSAGNQDAQVASNGSKVYINYVGKLQNGKTVHPNAKEKPYKFKLGSEKVIPGWNLGIVGNQSSRSSLFFLIRLSEIFF; translated from the exons ATGGCGTTCTGGG GCGTGGAGGTGAAGCCCGGGAAGCCCTACACCCACCGCTACCAGTCGTCCCATGGCCGTCTCAGGATTTCCCAG GCTACACTGGGCAGTTGCGATGCTGCTAAAAGGTCGGTGCTGCAGTGCGTTGTTGGTAACAAGGCACCCATCATAGTCTGTAGCCTGAATCCTCGATTGTCTGAGATGTGCCATCTCGAGATTGAGTTGGAGGAGGTCGATGAGGTTCTGTTCTCAGTGCTTGGTCCGAGTTCCGTGCATCTCTCTGGATATTACCTCCGGCCAAGCAGCAGGAGCGGTGCAGGAGACGATGAATC AGAATCTTATGGAGAGGATGTTGGAGAGTCTGATACAGACCGAGAGCATGATGAGAGTGAGGACAGTTACGAATCTGACTTCATTGATGATGGTGACGATGAAGTACCTGAGGACAATGATGTTTCTGAATCTATGGATGATGGTGATGTATGCTCCACCCCCGATAGCCACAAGACAG CCTCTGAAAAACATGCTGGTAAGGTTAAACGACTGCGACGCTCAAAGAAGAAGCACCAAGTTGACAGCACCGACGACGAGATTGaagattcttcatgcaagccaacCGCCAGGCACAATTTCCGTTCAATATTTGATAGTGGCAGTGAAGATGAAGACTTGCCAGCTAACAAAACTAATG CATCTGAAGAGCATGCTGATAAGGTTAAAAGAGGGCGACGCTTAAAGAAGAAGCATCAAGTTGACAGCATCGACGACAAGATTGaagattcttcatgcaagccaacTGTCAGGCGCAAACCTTGTTCAATATTTGATAGTGGCAGCGAAGATGAAGATTTTTTCGCCAAAGAGGAAGACCTGCCTTCTCTGGCTCTGAAAACTAATGGTAAAGTTTCCAAGGAAATCAAAGCTGAAAATGTTGCGTCCAAAGAGGAGACCAAAAAGAAGAGCAGAAATGACAGGAAAAGAAAAAGTGATACCATCGATCAGGATCCTGCATCCCCAAT GGAGGTCAATGGGTCATCAGTTCCAAAACAAGAAGCTGAGTTGAAAAAGAAATCCAAGAAAAATAAGAGAACTGCATCGGAGGCACAAGATGGAAAGCATTCCAACAACATTAGAACACTTGAAAATGGGCTGGTCATAGAAGATCTGTCGGCAGGGAACCAGGACGCACAAGTGGCTTCAAATGGCAGCAAG GTTTATATCAATTATGTTGGCAAGCTGCAGAATGGGAAAACCGTTCATCCTAATGCTAAGGAAAAGCCCTACAAGTTTAAGCTCG GTTCTGAGAAAGTGATCCCTGGATGGAATCTTGGTATTGTTGGTAATCAATCATCTCGGAGCTCATTGTTTTTTTTAATACGTTTGAGTGAGATATTTTTCTGA